A section of the Pelagicoccus albus genome encodes:
- a CDS encoding MFS transporter has translation MNTPRLSFWQIWNMSFGFLGIQFGWGLQMANMSAIYQYLGADEGDIPLLWLAAPITGLLVQPVIGYYSDRTWTRLGRRRPYFLVGAILASLALVAMPNSSTLWMAAGLLWVLDASVNVSMEPFRAFVGDKLPEDQRKTGFAMQSLLIGLGAVAASSLPWFFTNVFGMQTGSEDGGAIPYSVKISFYIGAVIFFTAVMYTILTTKENPPADIEAFERQKAESAGVGHMFAEIFSGIKGMPTAMRQLAVAQFFTWLGLFCFWLYFSPAVASRVFGGSVGEPLYQKGVEWAGVCLSTYNFVAFLFSFALIALTKKYSAKKIHTICLVFGAVGLASTAFITSPNLLIVSMIGVGIAWASILSMPYAMLSNVIPSEKMGFYMGVFNFFIVLPQIVASVGLGPIVKHLFSSNAAIAVAIGGIAFFLAAFSLRFVQEDN, from the coding sequence ATGAATACACCTCGCCTCTCTTTTTGGCAAATTTGGAACATGAGCTTCGGCTTTCTGGGTATCCAGTTCGGCTGGGGACTCCAGATGGCAAACATGTCCGCCATCTACCAATACCTGGGAGCAGACGAGGGCGACATTCCACTGCTATGGTTGGCCGCTCCGATCACCGGACTTTTGGTGCAACCAGTTATTGGATACTATAGCGACCGAACCTGGACAAGACTGGGACGTCGTAGGCCGTACTTCCTGGTGGGCGCGATTCTCGCAAGTCTGGCCCTAGTAGCTATGCCAAACTCCTCCACGCTCTGGATGGCGGCAGGACTTCTTTGGGTATTGGACGCCTCTGTGAACGTATCCATGGAACCCTTCCGCGCCTTTGTCGGAGACAAGCTCCCCGAAGATCAGCGTAAGACTGGCTTTGCCATGCAAAGCTTGCTGATCGGTTTGGGCGCCGTAGCCGCGTCATCCCTGCCTTGGTTTTTTACAAACGTCTTTGGCATGCAGACTGGCTCCGAAGATGGAGGAGCCATTCCTTACTCCGTGAAGATCTCATTCTATATCGGCGCGGTCATCTTCTTCACCGCTGTGATGTATACTATTCTCACCACCAAGGAGAATCCGCCCGCGGACATTGAAGCCTTCGAACGCCAAAAAGCGGAATCCGCCGGAGTCGGACATATGTTCGCCGAGATCTTCTCAGGTATCAAAGGCATGCCCACCGCCATGCGGCAACTCGCAGTAGCTCAGTTCTTCACTTGGCTTGGCCTCTTCTGCTTTTGGCTCTACTTCTCGCCCGCAGTCGCGAGCCGTGTCTTCGGCGGATCGGTTGGAGAGCCTCTCTACCAAAAGGGTGTCGAATGGGCTGGCGTCTGCCTTAGCACCTACAACTTCGTAGCCTTCCTCTTCTCCTTCGCCCTGATAGCTCTTACCAAGAAATACTCAGCGAAAAAGATCCACACGATTTGCCTCGTTTTCGGTGCGGTAGGCTTAGCTTCCACAGCCTTCATCACTTCGCCAAATCTCCTAATCGTTTCTATGATCGGGGTCGGCATTGCTTGGGCCTCAATCCTATCGATGCCCTACGCGATGCTCTCAAACGTTATCCCATCCGAGAAGATGGGGTTCTACATGGGCGTATTCAATTTCTTCATCGTGCTCCCTCAAATAGTCGCCTCCGTTGGACTAGGACCGATCGTGAAACATCTCTTCAGCAGCAATGCAGCAATTGCGGTCGCCATCGGCGGAATTGCCTTCTTCTTGGCTGCTTTCTCGCTTCGTTTCGTGCAGGAAGACAACTAG
- a CDS encoding TolC family protein yields MYSKLFSAAVLIAALALSPLQAQDTPEVPSSLDLETTLNFALENNFEIKQALEAIREQEGLIVEVKARALPTVALNGSYTRIDEGLSDTGGLYPATDESWGITLSARQALYEGGGIQAALDVQASLRESAMLSLESTIMDALLEVRTRYYAALLSRDQIGVEEQNIALLEETLENAELRREAGDVSDFEVLRAEVALANAQPALIRRQGAYRVAIEQLRQSMGYQNYRRDNQNLNRIPELKDELTYEPIDYDLESGLDAALENRSEIKQLAAITQARKAGLKIANAGYRPSVDLVGTYGKQRSYYSANFDDGPEGWTVGVEASWNIWDGRKTRGQKLQALSQLEQSRLQEQSLRLSIEVQVRQAISALQEADQLAKSAVKVVQQAEEALRMADSRFSSGSISQLDVLEARYALTEARTNALAANYQHLVAKAQYRRAIGSESISRADWPEAE; encoded by the coding sequence ATGTACTCAAAACTATTCAGCGCCGCCGTTCTCATTGCGGCCCTCGCCCTCTCGCCGCTGCAAGCTCAGGATACGCCAGAGGTCCCCTCCTCTCTCGATCTAGAAACGACCTTGAACTTCGCTCTCGAAAACAATTTCGAGATCAAGCAGGCCCTCGAGGCGATTCGCGAACAGGAAGGCCTCATCGTGGAAGTCAAAGCCCGCGCCTTGCCCACCGTGGCTCTGAACGGCTCCTACACCCGCATCGACGAAGGGCTCAGCGACACAGGAGGCTTGTACCCAGCCACCGACGAAAGCTGGGGAATCACCTTGTCTGCTCGTCAGGCCCTCTACGAAGGCGGAGGAATTCAAGCGGCTCTCGACGTGCAAGCTTCCTTGCGCGAGTCCGCCATGCTCTCGCTCGAATCCACCATCATGGACGCGTTGCTGGAGGTGAGGACCCGCTACTACGCGGCCCTGCTTTCCCGCGACCAGATCGGCGTCGAAGAGCAAAACATCGCTTTGCTGGAAGAAACCCTTGAGAACGCAGAACTTCGTCGCGAAGCGGGTGACGTTTCCGACTTCGAAGTGCTTCGCGCAGAGGTCGCACTGGCGAACGCCCAGCCTGCCCTTATCCGCCGCCAAGGCGCCTACCGCGTCGCTATCGAGCAGCTCCGCCAGAGCATGGGTTACCAAAACTACCGCCGCGATAACCAGAATCTAAATCGGATCCCCGAGCTCAAAGACGAGCTCACCTACGAGCCGATCGATTACGACCTCGAGAGCGGTTTGGACGCCGCCCTCGAAAACCGCTCCGAGATCAAGCAACTCGCCGCTATCACCCAAGCGAGGAAAGCAGGACTAAAAATCGCCAATGCCGGCTACCGTCCGAGCGTCGACTTGGTGGGAACCTACGGCAAGCAACGGAGCTATTATTCGGCAAACTTCGACGATGGACCTGAAGGCTGGACCGTCGGCGTGGAAGCGAGCTGGAACATATGGGATGGTAGAAAAACTCGTGGCCAAAAGCTGCAAGCGCTGTCCCAGCTCGAACAATCGCGCCTTCAAGAACAATCCCTACGACTTTCCATCGAAGTCCAAGTTCGCCAAGCGATCTCCGCACTTCAGGAAGCGGACCAGCTCGCTAAATCGGCAGTCAAAGTCGTGCAGCAAGCAGAGGAAGCCCTTCGCATGGCGGACAGCCGCTTCTCCTCCGGCTCTATCAGCCAGCTCGATGTTCTGGAAGCGCGTTACGCGTTAACCGAGGCGCGCACCAATGCCCTCGCGGCCAACTACCAGCACTTGGTTGCCAAGGCTCAGTACCGCCGAGCCATCGGATCGGAATCGATCTCCAGAGCAGATTGGCCCG
- a CDS encoding efflux RND transporter periplasmic adaptor subunit → MIRAFLIVLGLIGLVFAAIFMVKAKQFAPAPPMAFPPAAVTSAKADSQTWEQTVKATGTLSASRGVMVSSEVPGTVSEIFFESGQKVEKGDLLISLDDSTEQAQLRAAEASFQLAAVNLKRSKDLLGSRTISQSEFDSAEATASQASAQLEQIKSSIEKKRIVAPFSGTLGIRLVDIGEYISPGTAIASLQQLSPIYVDFSLPQKQLLSADTGYPLEVTIDSYPGASFRGEVEALNPDLDAATRTFRVRGILPNEDGKLRPGMFASVKVVQPEPMEIVAVPSTAIYYQAYGNSVFVIKPAEDGSGSVVEQRFVELGKTKGDFVAVLKGVEPGEEVATAGVFKLSNGRNVVVDNSKAIEASLNPQPDNA, encoded by the coding sequence GTGATACGTGCATTCCTAATCGTTCTCGGCCTCATCGGCCTCGTATTCGCCGCCATTTTTATGGTTAAAGCCAAACAGTTCGCCCCGGCTCCCCCTATGGCTTTCCCGCCAGCCGCGGTGACTTCCGCCAAAGCGGACTCTCAAACCTGGGAGCAAACCGTCAAAGCAACCGGTACCCTAAGCGCCTCTCGCGGCGTTATGGTTTCCTCAGAAGTTCCGGGCACCGTTTCTGAGATCTTTTTCGAGTCCGGCCAGAAAGTGGAAAAGGGCGACTTGCTGATCAGCCTGGACGACTCCACCGAGCAGGCCCAACTCCGGGCCGCCGAGGCAAGCTTCCAATTGGCTGCGGTCAATTTGAAGCGTTCCAAAGACCTCCTAGGCTCGCGCACCATCTCCCAATCCGAGTTTGATTCCGCCGAAGCCACCGCTTCCCAAGCATCCGCCCAACTCGAACAGATCAAGTCCAGCATTGAGAAGAAGCGCATCGTCGCCCCCTTCTCCGGCACCTTAGGCATTCGCCTCGTCGACATCGGAGAGTACATTAGCCCGGGGACAGCGATTGCATCCCTGCAACAGCTCAGCCCGATCTACGTAGACTTTTCCTTGCCGCAAAAGCAGCTCCTTTCCGCCGACACTGGCTATCCGCTGGAGGTCACAATCGACTCCTACCCGGGAGCGAGTTTCCGCGGAGAAGTGGAAGCCCTCAATCCGGACCTGGACGCGGCGACCCGCACTTTCCGCGTGCGTGGCATTCTGCCCAACGAGGACGGAAAGCTGCGTCCTGGCATGTTCGCCAGCGTCAAGGTTGTCCAGCCGGAGCCAATGGAGATCGTTGCCGTCCCTAGCACTGCGATCTACTACCAAGCCTACGGAAATTCAGTGTTCGTCATCAAGCCAGCCGAGGACGGATCCGGATCAGTGGTCGAACAGCGCTTCGTTGAATTGGGCAAAACCAAAGGCGATTTCGTCGCCGTGCTCAAAGGAGTGGAGCCGGGAGAAGAAGTCGCCACCGCAGGCGTCTTCAAACTCTCCAATGGCCGCAACGTGGTAGTCGACAACTCCAAGGCTATCGAAGCATCCCTCAATCCACAGCCTGACAACGCCTAA
- a CDS encoding AraC family transcriptional regulator, translating into MTDSHSPLLDQPHGKIGSPLSKADRLEMIETLDRYIREAEYNQASLKTPKEEGRLQKRPGMHYHFKPEIFIQMSGWTEFKVPSETVVVKPGEACIMPAGVPHHETISSDGKPFRNLVVGFYSNAISLHLAFEITPGKPEIEVIEFYDAPDLPVFLSLTNCLVENNHKPGPTQAKIIKGLSISLFAMLRGLVERGSDTINQDIGKVFQAKWLIREQLSNTELNVKMLAERLQCSPDYLSHFFNTQTGEKLTHYIQRIRIEGAALALQTTPLYVSEIAFSSGFADPAYFARVFKKFMGVSPQEYRSAIEERRRSDEAGPKTIYFDHEDYSAGEAHRKGG; encoded by the coding sequence ATGACAGACTCGCACAGCCCCTTGCTGGATCAGCCGCATGGCAAGATTGGAAGTCCTTTAAGCAAGGCGGATCGGCTTGAGATGATCGAGACCTTGGATCGCTACATAAGGGAGGCTGAGTATAATCAGGCATCGTTGAAGACGCCGAAAGAAGAGGGGCGTCTGCAAAAGCGTCCTGGAATGCATTATCATTTCAAGCCGGAGATATTTATCCAAATGTCTGGTTGGACTGAGTTCAAGGTGCCTAGCGAGACGGTGGTGGTTAAGCCGGGGGAAGCTTGTATCATGCCGGCTGGAGTTCCCCACCATGAGACCATCTCGTCGGATGGGAAGCCGTTTCGAAATTTAGTGGTGGGATTTTACAGTAATGCCATAAGCCTGCATCTCGCTTTTGAAATAACTCCCGGAAAACCGGAAATAGAAGTCATAGAATTTTACGATGCTCCCGACCTGCCTGTCTTTTTAAGCCTAACAAACTGCCTGGTCGAAAATAACCATAAGCCTGGTCCGACTCAGGCCAAGATTATCAAAGGCTTGAGTATCTCGCTATTCGCTATGCTGCGCGGTTTGGTCGAACGCGGCAGCGATACGATCAACCAAGATATAGGAAAGGTCTTTCAGGCGAAATGGCTAATCCGCGAGCAGCTTTCCAACACAGAGTTGAACGTGAAGATGTTAGCGGAGCGTCTCCAATGTTCGCCTGATTACTTGTCACACTTTTTCAATACGCAGACGGGCGAGAAGCTGACTCATTATATCCAGCGAATCCGCATCGAAGGCGCGGCCTTAGCTTTGCAAACAACTCCGCTCTACGTATCCGAAATTGCCTTTTCCAGCGGTTTCGCTGATCCAGCCTATTTCGCTAGGGTGTTCAAGAAATTCATGGGAGTTTCGCCCCAAGAATACCGATCCGCGATCGAGGAACGTCGTCGCTCAGACGAGGCAGGCCCGAAGACCATCTACTTCGACCACGAAGATTATTCGGCGGGCGAGGCTCACCGCAAAGGCGGTTGA
- the malQ gene encoding 4-alpha-glucanotransferase: MPQKTPSWLSRRQSGALLHVSSLPSETGIGNLGHGAKQFIDFLAESGFSYWQVCPVGPTGYGDSPYQSFSAFAGNPYFIDLQELVEHGLLKPEEIAPLQELPTDYVDYGKLYYSFWSILAKAHRRFDAETFKLPGGDSFTEFYEKQAYWLDPYTTFMALKGRFGHRSWTEWPLEFKDPDTLTKLQLEPVEQAERSRQAFYQFIFYSQWKALRAYANSKGIQLVGDIPIYVALDSADVWSRRANFRVNADGDLDSVAGVPPDYFSETGQLWGNPLYDWGHLQKNGYRWWIERIQSSLELFDVLRFDHFRGFADFWVVPSHAPDASEGAWEMGPGVSLFEAIEEAIPETKFIAEDLGYINENVFNLREETGYPGMKIMQFGYGHDDNNVNLPHFFAHNQVVYTGTHDNDTTQGWIEGLKGENREKVFDYFDLHEDPSASRIMKAALASVARLVITPVQDFLELESHARMNCPGTSIGNWQWRLSPASFEKLSTETASQLLSLHQRYHRIDDNLQRDYSAPPAESANTAGSHQ, translated from the coding sequence ATGCCTCAAAAGACCCCATCTTGGCTTAGTCGAAGACAATCCGGAGCCCTGTTACACGTAAGCTCCCTTCCTAGCGAAACTGGGATCGGCAATCTCGGGCACGGAGCCAAGCAGTTCATAGACTTTCTAGCTGAATCCGGTTTCTCCTACTGGCAAGTCTGTCCGGTAGGCCCTACTGGATACGGGGACTCGCCCTACCAGTCCTTTTCGGCCTTTGCTGGCAACCCATATTTCATAGATCTCCAAGAACTTGTGGAGCACGGTCTCTTGAAACCGGAGGAAATCGCTCCCCTGCAAGAGTTGCCAACCGACTATGTAGACTACGGGAAGCTCTACTATAGCTTCTGGAGCATCCTAGCCAAAGCCCATAGACGATTTGACGCTGAAACATTTAAACTACCCGGTGGCGATTCGTTTACTGAATTCTACGAGAAACAGGCGTATTGGCTCGATCCCTACACAACGTTTATGGCCCTGAAGGGTAGATTTGGTCACCGTTCATGGACCGAATGGCCCCTCGAATTCAAGGACCCTGACACACTGACCAAGCTTCAACTCGAGCCAGTCGAACAAGCCGAGCGTTCCCGCCAGGCCTTTTACCAATTCATTTTCTATAGCCAGTGGAAAGCTCTTCGCGCTTATGCCAACTCCAAAGGTATCCAGCTTGTAGGAGACATCCCCATCTATGTCGCATTGGATTCCGCTGACGTGTGGAGCCGCAGAGCCAATTTTCGCGTCAACGCAGACGGGGATCTCGATTCCGTAGCGGGGGTACCTCCCGACTACTTTTCGGAAACCGGTCAACTCTGGGGCAACCCGCTCTACGACTGGGGACACCTTCAAAAGAATGGCTACCGCTGGTGGATTGAAAGAATCCAATCCAGCCTAGAGCTATTCGACGTGCTTCGTTTCGATCACTTTCGCGGATTTGCAGATTTCTGGGTAGTCCCCTCCCACGCCCCAGACGCATCTGAGGGGGCGTGGGAAATGGGCCCCGGCGTATCACTTTTCGAAGCGATAGAGGAAGCCATTCCTGAGACGAAATTCATAGCGGAAGACCTCGGCTACATTAACGAGAACGTATTCAATCTGCGCGAAGAGACCGGATACCCGGGCATGAAAATAATGCAGTTCGGTTACGGGCACGATGACAACAACGTCAACCTGCCACACTTTTTCGCCCACAACCAAGTGGTCTACACGGGTACCCACGACAACGATACCACCCAGGGATGGATCGAAGGCCTGAAAGGCGAAAATCGTGAAAAGGTTTTCGACTATTTTGATCTCCATGAAGATCCGAGCGCCTCTCGCATAATGAAGGCCGCCCTTGCTTCAGTAGCTCGTTTGGTAATCACGCCGGTACAGGATTTTTTAGAGCTCGAATCCCATGCTCGCATGAATTGCCCCGGGACCTCCATCGGCAACTGGCAATGGCGACTGAGCCCAGCATCGTTCGAAAAACTCAGCACTGAAACTGCATCGCAACTCTTGTCCCTGCACCAAAGATACCACAGAATAGATGACAATCTGCAGCGTGACTACTCCGCCCCACCCGCTGAATCTGCCAACACAGCTGGCTCCCATCAATAA
- a CDS encoding efflux RND transporter permease subunit, with amino-acid sequence MSYHKKSFTDIFVRRPVLAIVVNLVVIIAGAQAIFTAMGGSDGFTVRQYPRSENAVITISTPYIGADAELVRGFITAPLERAISAADSIDYLESTSQQGVSIISARLKLNADATKALAEISSKVDQARADLPPEAEVPIINIETADNQFASMYLSFRSENLARNEVTDYLVRVVQPALTAVEGVQRAEILGARTLAMRVWLDPDRLAAFNISASEVRSALAANNTLSAVGQTKGNLVQVKLSTNTALDSVEGFRQLALRDDGATIVRLEDVASVELGAESYDADVRFAGEKAVFMGIWSLPSANSLDVISRVREQMGQLRERFPAGFEGNIAYDATKYIDDALNEVVTTLGETLLIVVIVIFLFLGSIRSVLIPLVAIPVSLIGAVFLMQIFGFSINLLTLLAIVLSVGLVVDDAIVIVENVERHLREGRTATDAALIAARELVGPIVATTLTLAAVYAPIAFQGGLTGSLFREFTVTLAGAIVISAFVALTLSPMLASKVLRADDEEKGLAGHINRNFDKLKDIYRRMVEASLRTRPAIYVGWTLITLAVLPLFVLSSMTSQLAPSEDQGVVFGVVSTSSNSSIEQASHFTEMVQDAFVSTPEYDYSFQITQPTGGFGGMIAKPWGERDRNIFEIRQELIPKLSSIPGIDIFPVLPAALPGAGNFPVEFVVASTADTKQVAELAKEIADNAAASGLFAFPPELDVKIDEPQSKIVFDRDKVAALGLDMATVGFDLAANIGGNYINRFPIDGRSYKVISQVQRSSRLTTDDLNDIQVRGANGTLVPLSSFATIEDSVEPRNLKRFNQLNAVKITGIPAAPLDSALKALEDEAAKVLPADYSIDYGGESRQLRVEGSSFLPSLGLALILIFLVLAAQFNSFRDPLIILLGSVPLGMFGALLFTALRAPGDPWTPHWSWGWTTSWNIYSQVGIITLIGLVSKNSILIVEFANSLQRQGRSKFEAVAEAASVRLRPILMTTAATVFGHMMLIFVTGAGAAARNSIGLVLVCGMAIGTLFTLFFVPSLYMLLAKEHHGVEDAIPEPSTNA; translated from the coding sequence ATGAGCTACCACAAGAAATCCTTTACGGACATTTTTGTCCGCAGACCGGTCTTGGCCATCGTGGTCAATCTGGTCGTGATCATTGCCGGCGCCCAAGCGATTTTTACCGCTATGGGTGGAAGCGACGGCTTCACTGTCCGACAATATCCTCGCAGTGAAAACGCGGTCATCACTATCAGCACTCCCTACATCGGAGCAGACGCTGAGTTGGTGCGCGGATTCATTACTGCCCCGCTTGAGCGAGCGATCTCCGCAGCGGACAGCATCGACTACCTGGAGTCCACCAGCCAACAGGGAGTCTCCATCATCTCCGCCCGTTTGAAGCTCAACGCGGATGCCACCAAGGCCCTCGCGGAAATCTCCTCCAAGGTGGACCAAGCTCGAGCGGATTTGCCGCCCGAAGCGGAAGTCCCCATCATCAACATCGAGACAGCGGACAATCAGTTCGCCTCCATGTACCTGAGCTTCCGCTCCGAAAACTTGGCTCGCAACGAAGTGACCGACTACCTGGTCCGCGTCGTGCAACCGGCCTTGACTGCGGTAGAAGGTGTACAACGTGCCGAAATTCTGGGAGCCAGAACCTTGGCCATGCGCGTTTGGCTAGATCCGGACCGTCTTGCTGCCTTCAACATCAGCGCTTCGGAGGTTCGCTCCGCACTCGCGGCCAACAATACCTTGTCCGCCGTGGGGCAAACCAAGGGCAACTTGGTGCAGGTTAAACTCTCCACCAATACCGCGCTAGACTCGGTAGAGGGCTTCCGACAACTCGCCCTTCGCGACGACGGAGCCACCATCGTAAGACTCGAAGACGTGGCCAGCGTAGAGCTGGGAGCGGAAAGCTACGATGCGGACGTGCGTTTTGCCGGAGAAAAAGCGGTCTTCATGGGCATCTGGTCCCTTCCCTCGGCCAACTCGCTCGACGTGATCAGCCGAGTTCGCGAGCAGATGGGGCAGCTCCGCGAGCGTTTCCCAGCCGGCTTCGAAGGCAACATCGCCTACGACGCCACCAAGTACATCGACGACGCTTTGAATGAAGTCGTAACCACATTGGGAGAAACGCTCCTAATCGTGGTAATCGTGATCTTCCTTTTCCTCGGATCGATTCGCTCGGTTCTGATCCCCTTGGTCGCCATTCCGGTTTCTTTGATCGGGGCAGTCTTCCTGATGCAGATATTCGGCTTCTCCATCAACCTGCTCACCCTGCTGGCCATCGTGCTCTCGGTAGGACTGGTGGTGGATGACGCCATCGTCATCGTGGAGAACGTAGAGCGACACCTTCGCGAAGGTCGCACCGCCACCGATGCGGCATTGATCGCCGCCCGCGAATTGGTCGGCCCGATCGTAGCCACCACGCTTACCTTGGCAGCCGTCTACGCTCCGATCGCTTTCCAAGGCGGTTTGACCGGATCGCTCTTCCGCGAGTTTACCGTGACCTTGGCTGGAGCCATCGTCATCTCCGCTTTCGTCGCTCTGACGCTATCGCCGATGCTCGCCTCCAAAGTGCTTCGAGCCGACGACGAAGAGAAAGGCCTCGCCGGCCACATCAACCGGAACTTCGACAAGCTCAAGGACATCTACCGCCGCATGGTGGAAGCCTCCCTTCGCACCCGCCCCGCTATCTACGTGGGCTGGACCTTGATAACTCTGGCAGTCCTGCCGCTCTTCGTCCTTTCTTCCATGACCAGCCAGCTGGCCCCGTCCGAAGACCAAGGCGTCGTCTTCGGAGTTGTCAGCACCTCCTCGAATTCCTCGATCGAACAAGCGAGCCACTTCACGGAAATGGTACAGGACGCCTTCGTATCCACACCTGAATACGACTACTCCTTCCAAATCACACAGCCAACCGGTGGCTTCGGAGGAATGATCGCCAAGCCGTGGGGCGAGCGTGACCGTAACATCTTTGAAATCCGCCAGGAACTGATCCCGAAGCTGTCAAGCATACCGGGAATCGATATATTCCCTGTATTGCCTGCAGCACTACCAGGAGCTGGCAACTTCCCAGTCGAGTTCGTCGTAGCCTCCACCGCCGATACCAAGCAGGTTGCTGAATTGGCCAAGGAGATCGCTGATAATGCAGCAGCCAGCGGCTTGTTCGCCTTCCCTCCTGAACTCGACGTTAAGATCGACGAACCGCAGTCCAAGATCGTATTCGACCGCGACAAGGTAGCCGCCCTCGGCTTGGATATGGCAACGGTCGGCTTCGACCTAGCCGCCAATATCGGAGGCAACTACATCAACCGCTTCCCGATCGATGGTCGTTCCTACAAGGTCATTTCCCAAGTGCAACGGTCTAGCCGACTCACCACGGACGATCTAAACGACATCCAAGTTCGCGGAGCGAATGGAACCTTAGTTCCGCTCTCCTCCTTCGCCACCATCGAGGATTCGGTAGAGCCTCGTAACCTAAAGCGGTTCAATCAGCTCAACGCGGTCAAGATCACCGGCATTCCCGCAGCTCCCTTGGATTCGGCCCTCAAGGCTTTAGAAGACGAAGCAGCGAAAGTGCTGCCGGCCGATTACTCCATCGACTATGGAGGCGAGTCGCGCCAGCTACGCGTAGAGGGAAGCAGCTTCCTGCCTTCGCTTGGCCTAGCCCTGATTTTGATCTTCCTGGTCCTTGCCGCCCAATTCAACTCCTTCCGCGATCCATTGATCATCCTGCTCGGTTCCGTACCGTTGGGAATGTTCGGAGCCCTGCTTTTCACAGCTCTTAGAGCTCCGGGCGATCCTTGGACTCCGCACTGGAGCTGGGGTTGGACCACCTCCTGGAATATCTATTCCCAGGTTGGCATCATTACCTTGATCGGGCTTGTATCCAAAAACTCGATTCTAATCGTCGAATTCGCCAACTCCCTGCAACGCCAAGGACGCAGCAAGTTCGAAGCAGTCGCAGAAGCGGCATCCGTTCGCCTGCGTCCGATCCTCATGACGACAGCTGCTACCGTTTTCGGTCACATGATGCTCATCTTTGTGACTGGAGCTGGAGCGGCTGCCAGAAACTCGATTGGCCTCGTCCTTGTATGCGGCATGGCCATCGGTACTCTCTTCACCCTCTTCTTCGTTCCATCTCTCTACATGCTCCTAGCCAAAGAGCACCACGGAGTCGAAGATGCGATCCCAGAACCTAGCACAAACGCCTAG
- a CDS encoding alpha-glucosidase C-terminal domain-containing protein, whose protein sequence is MKSDTEPGHNKWGATMQHVPNSAPSEVLSFVRQNDQDKVFAVFNFSDQTQKVEFTESLHLGEYNDYLAEEKYVFDEATQLQLSPWGFKVFVRP, encoded by the coding sequence ATGAAATCGGACACCGAGCCAGGGCATAACAAGTGGGGAGCGACCATGCAGCACGTGCCAAACTCCGCCCCAAGCGAAGTGCTCAGCTTCGTGCGCCAGAACGATCAGGATAAGGTTTTTGCTGTATTCAATTTCTCAGACCAGACCCAGAAGGTCGAATTCACGGAAAGCCTCCACCTTGGCGAATACAATGACTACCTCGCCGAAGAGAAATACGTATTCGACGAAGCAACACAGCTCCAACTCTCCCCTTGGGGATTCAAGGTCTTCGTCCGGCCTTGA